The genomic window ACAAACGCATCGTGAAGGCGATCGACGCAGTGGTGCCGTAACGGTGTCCGCACGCTGAGTGAGTTCGACCGCGAGGCTCCCGCTCCTGTACAGTCTCTTCTCGCAGGCCAGCGCGGCAACATGGCGCGAATCTGCGAAACCTGGTCCTGTGGAGCAGTTTGGAGTGCTCGCCACCCTGTCAAGGTGGAGGCCGCGGGTTCAAATCCCGTCAGGACCGCACGATGACGAGAGGCCCGCATCCGAAGAGGATGCGGGCCTCTCGCGTTGCCGCACCCCGCAGCCGAGCTTCCTGTCGCCCTCGCACACCACGCCACCGACCGGGAAGGAACTCCCCGTGGCCGAGCACCGTCTCGACTCGGACCGGCTGCACGCCTGGTGCCAGGAGGTGTCGCGGCGCGTGGATCGGCTGATGGAGTCGTTCGAGGAGACGCACGGCTACCCCGTGGGCGACAACGCCGTGGCGCCGGTCGACGACGACACCCTGGGCGCGGTCGCCCTGCTGGCGGCCCACCGCCCGGCACCCGAGCCTCTGTTGTCGCTCTACGCGGTACTCGACAGCGTGTCCCTGCCCGACGTCGGCAACGGGTACTTCATCCACTCGCCGTCCACCGTGATCGCGCAGCTGGACGAGTACGGCACGGTCGCCCTCACGGGCGGCGGGCACGGAATCGTGTTCGGCAGCGACGGCGGCGGCCTCTTCGCCGTGGGGGACGACGGCTCGGTCCACAGGTCCGGGACCGCTTCGTGGAGCGGCGAGTTCCATGCCGTGGCGGCCGGCCTGGAGGGCTTCCTCGAAGAACTGCTCCGCGCGATCGAGCAGTTCACGGCCACGGGCCACCCGGGGCGTCTCTGAGCCCCCGACGGGCCGCACAGCCGAGCCGAGGGCGGCGGGGCGGGGTCACTGCACGTGTGTGCCAGGCGCCGTGGGGGTTGACGGCGTCACATTCCGCCGGTACCTCAGTTTCAGGGCCCAGAGACCCCCGGAGGTGGCGTATGGCGGCGTCCGCTCGGCATGAGACCCGCGCATTACTCCGTGCTCATCTGTCGGCCGCCTCCTCGTACCGCCACCTCACCCCCCACTGCCCGATCTGCCACCGCCTGCTGCGGCTGGCGACGGAGCCCGGGGCGGGCGGCGAGGACGGCATCGAGGGGCCCGCAGCGGACGAGACACCTTCCAAGGCGTGAGACTCGTCCCGTAGGGAACACACTCGGCGAGGGCGTGTCTCGCTCAACTCCCGTTCCCTTTACCGCAGATGCCGCTCAGGTAACAAGGATCCGGGCATGTGACGGGTGTCACCGCAAGAGTTTCCAGAAGGTCGGTACTTACAGGTCACCTACAACTTGTCAATTTTATATGTGCAATTGCACCAGTCCCCGAAGGCCTGCACAGGAGATCCGACACCCCTCCCCAGAGTCCGACAGGCCCGCGCACAACCCGCCACTTCCGGAGCTGAAATCCGCCGGCCCGCGCACCCTCGCCACCCCTCCGCGCACCCCCGCGCACCCCCGCGCGCCCGCACTGCACACCCACACGCCCCCGCGCACAAAAAAAGATCGCGCTGGACCCGGCGGAGTCCAGCGCGATCTACGACGCACCCTTGTTGCTTGCCTGACGATGTCCAGGGGGCATGTGGCCTCCTGGAAAGCTCTGAGTGGCTGGGGCGTGGGACCTGTTGGGGCAGGACCCGCGTCGCTTGGAGCTGTTTGAGCGGTGCTTCCGGACCCTCGGCCGATTGGGGGACCAGCCGAAATGCCCTGCTATGCGGCGGTTCAGGCCTCGCTGCGCTGCTGCGGAATGCCCGCGAGCAGTGCGCGGACCTCAGCCTCGCGGTAACGGCGGTGTCCGCCGAGCGTACGGATGGACGTGAGCTTGCCGGCCTTCGCCCACCGCGTGACCGTCTTGGGGTCGACGCGGAACATGGTGGCGACCTCAGCCGGGGTCAGCAGCGGCTCGGCATCAGGGGTGCGAGCGGTCATGAGCGGCCTCCTCGGGAGAACCGAACCTTCTCGGTTCTTTCCTCTAAATTCTGCACCTTGACCCGCGTTGCCCGAAATGGCGGACGCGAGTCGAGTCGGTTATAGGACGAACGGCTTGTCCTCGGCACTACAACTACACCATCTGTCCAGCCGCGTCGGCCAAACCGATGGAATTGCCCTCCCAGGTGTTCATCAGCGACGGATGCCGATGGACCATGCCATAGCGGACAGTCACGCCACTGTGACGATCAGTCACAGTGGCGTGCAGGAGTCACGAGACCCCCCAAAGCGTGCAATGCTGAGATTCCACCCATGCATGGGCAGAAGGAGCCTCCCCCGGGCTCCTTGTCCTATTTTGACACGAGGAGGTGCGTAAGAGGCAAGGCCCGCGTAAGTGCAATCCGTCACGCTTGGCGCCTGCTTGATACAAAAGCCCGGATCGGGACCTACGTCCCATGATGACGCCCCTGTGGAACTTCGGTGCGTCAAGCCTGGGCCAAGGGTGGACAGTTCACCATGCTTCGGCTTTCGTGGAAAGCCTTTTCCCACTGGCCTCACAAGTCACAAGTACGGCTGAGAGGTGGAGCCGGTTCAACCGGTTCGGCCCGATTCTGCTCCCCGAGCGCCGGTTCAGTTCGCCGAGCGCCGGTCCCGTACCGCCCGCCAGCGCTCGACCAGACGCCCGTACGCCTCCCCGGCGGCGAGGCCGTCCCCGGTGCGGAGGGCCTCGATGCCCTCGGCGACATCGGCGGCGGAGTGGTCGCCGTCCAGCTCGTCGGCGGGCAGGACGTGTACGAGGCCGCCGTAGTCCAGCTCGACCAGCGAGCGCGGGTGGAACTCCTCCAGCCAGCGGCCCACGTCGATCAGGCCGTCGATGAGCGGCCCCCCGTCGATCGCGTCCCGCAGTGCCCGCAGCCCGCGCGCCACGCGTCGCCGGGCCTGCACCATGGGCGTGCGATAGCGAAGCACGGGCAAGCTCTCGCCCGAGCCCTTCTCGTACCTCCGCTCCTCGTCCGAGACGAGCACGAACCAGTTCAGCGGCACGTGCCAGGTCGAGGTACGGATCCACGGCCGGGCGTCGGGGTTCCGGGCCATCCAGCGCTCGTAGTCCTGGCTCGCCTGCCGGCGCACCAGCGGCGGCAGCACCGCGTCCAGGACCGGGGCGGGCAGCTCCTCGGCCAGGTCGCCGAGCGCCTGCCAGCCGCGCAGCCGGGTGCGCCAGGGGCAGACATGGACCACCCCGTCGACGTCCAGCACGAAGGCGTCGCTGCTCTCGTGCACCGGCACCGGGATCGGCGGAACGGGCAGCAGATCGGCCAGCGAGCGGCGCAGCTCGTCCTGGTACGAGGGCCGGTCCGGGCGCCGGGCGTAGCGGGCCCAGTGGCCGCGCTCGGGCTCGGGGAAGGCCGCCAGCGGCTCGTACACGCGGAGGTAGGACGCGTACGGGACGATCACCGAGGACACCTTGGGCACGCCTGCTCCCTCCCCCGGCTGCCACCGGGGAAACCTGCCGAACCCGCACACCGGCGGGCCGGAAAACTGTGCGGATCCCACCACGGCCGTACTCCGGAAGTGGGGTGATCCTGAGGCTGCGCCGCTGTCCGGCGGACGCAGGCTCTAATCTCATGCTCACAGACCCCGCCACCCGTACGGGAGCCTGTCACCGACCGCCGCTTCTTACCCAGGAGTCACCACAGTGACCGAAGTATCTGACGGCGTCCTGCACACCCTGTTCCACTCGGACCAGGGCGGTCACGAGCAAGTCATGCTCTGCCAGGACCGGGCCAGCGGCCTCAAGGCCGTCATCGCCATCCACTCCACCGCGCTGGGCCCCGCTCTCGGCGGCACGCGCTTCTACCCGTACGCGACCGAGGCGGAGGCCGTCGCCGACGCGCTGAACCTCGCGCGCGGGATGTCGTACAAGAACGCCATGGCCGGGCTCGACCACGGCGGCGGCAAGGCCGTGATCATCGGCGATCCCGACAGGATCAAGAGCGAGGAGCTGCTGCTCGCCTACGGACGGTTCGTGGCCTCGCTGGGCGGCCGCTACGTCACCGCCTGCGACGTCGGCACGTACGTCGCCGACATGGACGTCGTGGCACGCGAGTGCCGCTGGACGACCGGCCGGTCCCCCGAGAACGGCGGCGCCGGCGACTCGTCCGTCCTGACCGCCTTCGGCGTCTACCAGGGCATGCGGGCCTCCGCCCAGCACCTGTGGGGCGACCCGTCGCTGCGCGGCCGCAGGGTCGGCATCGCGGGCGTCGGCAAGGTCGGCCACCACCTCGTGGAGCACCTGCGGGCGGAGGGCGCCGAGATCGTGATCACGGACGTGCGCGAGGACGCCGTACGGCGGATCCTCGACCGTCACCCGGAAGGCGTCACCGCCGTCGCCCACACCGACGCGCTCATCCGGGTCGAGGGGCTGGACATCTACGCCCCCTGCGCGCTCGGCGGGGCGCTCAACGACGACTCCGTGCCCGTCCTCACCGCCAGGGTGGTGTGCGGCGCGGCCAACAACCAGCTCGCGCATCCCGGTGTCGAGAAGGACCTCGCCGACCGCGGGATCCTCTACGCGCCGGACTACGTGGTGAACGCCGGCGGCGTCATCCAGGTCGCCGACGAGCTCCACGGGTTCGACTTCGAGCGGTGCCGAGCGAAGGCCGCGAAGATCTACGACACCACGCTGGCGATATTCGCACGCGCGAAGACGGATGGCATTCCGCCGGCTGCCGCGGCCGACCGGATCGCCGAGCAGCGGATGCACGAGGCGGCCGCCGCGCGCCGTCACTGACCCTCCGCAAGGACGTCGTACGACCGCCGCGCGGCGGTCGTACGATGTCGGCCGGTACCCGTCGGCAGCTTTAGAGAGAACTCTCACTTCCGTCGGCGGGTCGCTCGCCGAGAAACGGTTAAAATCACGGTTGACCAGCGAGGACAGGGCTCCTCGCAGGTTCTGGGCACAGGCACGTCCTGCGGGCGACGTACCGTATGGGCGCGGGCTCAGGTACCGTGGAAGCCCTACGGACCGGTCTCTCCACGGAGAGCCCGTTCCAGATCATGAACGCGTGTCAAGACTCTGGGGCCACCGAGCCCCGTATCCGAGGGGGTCGAGCCATGGGGCGCGGCCGGGCAAAGGCCAAGCAGACGAAGGTCGCCCGCCAGCTGAAGTACAGCAGCGGCGGGACTGACCTGTCGCGTCTGGCCAATGAGCTGGGCGCTTCGACTTCGAGCCAGCCGCCGAATGGCGAGCCGTTCGAGGATGACGAAGAGGACGACGACCCGTACTCCCAGTACGCGGCTCTCTACAACGACGACGATGAGGACGAGGACGACGAGTCCGGTCCCGCGTCGCATCGTCGCGGAGCTTGACGCCGCGCTGTTGCGCTTTGCCCGGTCCGAGCGGGTTTCCACCGCCGGACCGGGTTTTGTGCTGCATCGCTCCGCTTGGGGCGAGGGCGCCTGAGGGGTTGGGGTCCGCTGTGAATGGGCGGGTGCGGGTGCGTTGTGGTTGCTCGCGCAGTTCCCCGCGCCCCTTTTGGGCCTTCGGCCCATCCAGGGCGCCTTCGGCCCATCCAGGGCGCCTTCGGCCCATCAGGGGCGGGTCGCCGTTCAGGAGCGTGCGTAGTCGCCCACCAGTTCCGCGCCCGTCGCGTGGTTGTCGCGGTCGGTGATCTCGCCTGCGACCCAGGCCTCGACGCCGCGGTCCGCCAGGGTTGTCAGGGCCACGTCCGCCGACT from Streptomyces sp. DSM 40750 includes these protein-coding regions:
- a CDS encoding DUF6274 family protein, with product MAASARHETRALLRAHLSAASSYRHLTPHCPICHRLLRLATEPGAGGEDGIEGPAADETPSKA
- the bldC gene encoding developmental transcriptional regulator BldC — translated: MTARTPDAEPLLTPAEVATMFRVDPKTVTRWAKAGKLTSIRTLGGHRRYREAEVRALLAGIPQQRSEA
- a CDS encoding Leu/Phe/Val dehydrogenase: MTEVSDGVLHTLFHSDQGGHEQVMLCQDRASGLKAVIAIHSTALGPALGGTRFYPYATEAEAVADALNLARGMSYKNAMAGLDHGGGKAVIIGDPDRIKSEELLLAYGRFVASLGGRYVTACDVGTYVADMDVVARECRWTTGRSPENGGAGDSSVLTAFGVYQGMRASAQHLWGDPSLRGRRVGIAGVGKVGHHLVEHLRAEGAEIVITDVREDAVRRILDRHPEGVTAVAHTDALIRVEGLDIYAPCALGGALNDDSVPVLTARVVCGAANNQLAHPGVEKDLADRGILYAPDYVVNAGGVIQVADELHGFDFERCRAKAAKIYDTTLAIFARAKTDGIPPAAAADRIAEQRMHEAAAARRH
- a CDS encoding DUF3073 domain-containing protein; translated protein: MGRGRAKAKQTKVARQLKYSSGGTDLSRLANELGASTSSQPPNGEPFEDDEEDDDPYSQYAALYNDDDEDEDDESGPASHRRGA